Proteins found in one Streptomyces sp. NBC_00461 genomic segment:
- a CDS encoding ABC transporter ATP-binding protein — MAAQQGETRGWARRLAAYAWRYPKDVLLALGSSLGGMAVMALVPLATKVIIDDVIGDHSRDMAPWAGALIAAAVVVYVMTYIRRYYGGRLALDVQHDLRTEMFETITRLDGRRQDELSTGQVVGRATSDLQLIQGLLFMLPMTIGNVLLFLISLVIMAWLSLPLTLVALAVAPALWWIARRSRSRLHPATWYAQAQAAAVAGVVDGAVTGVRVVKGFGQEEQETGKLREVGRRLFAGRLRTIRLNSTYTPALQAVPALGQVAMLALGGWLAVRGHITLGTFVAFSTYLAQLVGPVRMLAMVLTVGQQARAGTERVLELIDTQPSMTDGTRQLPADAPATVEFDDVSFGYDEERPVLDGLSFEIRPGETLAVVGSSGSGKSTVSLLLPRFYDVTRGAVLVGGHDVRELTLESLRAAIGLVPEDSFLFSDTVRSNIAYGRPDATEEEILVAARAAQADRFISELPDGYDTKVGEHGLTLSGGQRQRVALARAILTDPRLLVLDDATSAVDARVEHEIHEALKQVMQGRTTLLIAHRRSTLNLADRIAVLDAGRLADIGTHEELQERSALYRRLLTDPDELGGVSPGHTPAACPQEDTSVRDELDAEFDAERGITPRLWAGERVPRDVAMEGMPATPELLAQVDALPPATDVPEIDEARAVTPEESYGLRRLLRGFGLPLLVSLSLVAVDAGMGLLLPVLIRHGIDQGVTAAALGAVWAAALLGLLAVLAQWAAQIGETRMTGRTGERVLYSLRLKIFSQLQRLGLDYYERELTGRIMTRMTTDVDALSTFLQTGLVTAFVSVVTFFGIMGVLLVIDLQLALVVFATLPPLIVATFFFRRASVKAYELARERVSLVNADLQESVSGLRIVQAFGREVDGGRRFAERSDSYRQARIRGQFLISVYFPFVQLLSSVAAAAVLIAGAGRVDAATLTTGALVAYLLYIDLFFAPVQQLSQVFDGYQQATVSLGRIQELLREPTSTKAADEPLEVLSLRGDIAFEGLHFAYGAADEAEGEEALDGIELAIPAGQTVAFVGETGAGKSTLVKLVARFYDPTSGRVTVDGQDLRTLDITSYRHRLGVVPQEAYLFQGTVRDAIAYGRPDATDAEVEAAARAVGAHEMIATLDGGYLHEVAERGRNLSAGQRQLIALARAELVDPDVLLLDEATAALDLATEAQVNQATDRLAGRRTTLVVAHRLTTAARADRVVVMDHGRVVEDGTHDELLALDGQYAELWRTFVGAPDTEEPVGAVR, encoded by the coding sequence GTGGCAGCGCAACAGGGCGAGACACGAGGCTGGGCGCGCAGGCTGGCCGCGTACGCATGGCGCTACCCGAAGGACGTCCTGCTCGCGCTCGGCTCCTCTCTCGGTGGCATGGCGGTCATGGCGCTGGTCCCGCTCGCCACCAAGGTGATCATCGACGACGTCATCGGCGATCACAGCCGTGACATGGCTCCCTGGGCCGGTGCCCTGATCGCCGCCGCCGTGGTGGTCTACGTCATGACCTACATCCGCCGCTACTACGGCGGCCGGCTCGCCCTCGACGTCCAGCACGACCTGCGGACCGAGATGTTCGAGACGATCACCCGCCTCGACGGCCGCCGCCAGGACGAGCTGTCCACCGGCCAGGTCGTCGGCCGCGCGACCAGCGACCTCCAGCTGATCCAGGGCCTGCTCTTCATGCTCCCGATGACCATCGGGAACGTCCTCCTCTTCCTGATCTCCCTCGTGATCATGGCCTGGCTGTCGCTTCCGCTGACCCTGGTCGCCCTCGCCGTGGCCCCCGCCCTGTGGTGGATCGCCAGGCGCAGCCGCTCCAGGCTGCACCCCGCCACCTGGTACGCGCAGGCCCAGGCCGCCGCCGTCGCGGGTGTGGTCGACGGCGCCGTCACCGGCGTACGCGTGGTGAAGGGCTTCGGGCAGGAGGAGCAGGAGACCGGCAAGCTGCGGGAGGTCGGGCGGCGGCTGTTCGCCGGGCGGCTGCGCACCATCCGGCTGAACAGCACGTACACCCCTGCCCTGCAGGCCGTCCCCGCCCTCGGCCAGGTGGCCATGCTGGCGCTCGGCGGCTGGCTGGCGGTCCGCGGGCACATCACCCTGGGCACCTTCGTCGCCTTCTCCACCTACCTCGCCCAGCTGGTCGGCCCGGTCCGCATGCTGGCCATGGTGCTCACGGTAGGGCAGCAGGCGCGCGCGGGCACCGAGCGCGTCCTGGAGCTGATCGACACCCAGCCGTCGATGACGGACGGCACCAGGCAACTGCCCGCCGACGCTCCCGCCACGGTCGAGTTCGACGACGTGTCCTTCGGCTACGACGAGGAGCGCCCCGTCCTCGACGGGCTCAGCTTCGAGATCCGTCCCGGCGAGACCCTCGCCGTGGTCGGCTCCTCCGGCTCCGGCAAGTCCACCGTCTCGCTGCTCCTGCCGCGCTTCTACGACGTCACCCGCGGCGCTGTCCTCGTCGGCGGCCACGACGTCCGCGAGCTCACCCTCGAATCGCTGCGGGCGGCGATCGGGCTGGTCCCCGAGGACTCCTTCCTCTTCTCGGACACGGTCCGCAGCAACATCGCGTACGGCCGGCCCGACGCGACCGAGGAGGAGATCCTCGTCGCCGCCCGCGCCGCCCAGGCCGACCGCTTCATCAGCGAGCTCCCGGACGGCTACGACACCAAGGTCGGCGAACACGGCCTGACCCTCTCCGGCGGCCAGCGCCAGCGCGTCGCCCTCGCCCGCGCGATCCTCACCGACCCGCGGCTCCTCGTCCTGGACGACGCGACCTCCGCCGTGGACGCCCGCGTCGAGCACGAGATCCACGAGGCGCTGAAGCAGGTCATGCAGGGCCGCACCACGCTGCTGATAGCCCACCGCCGCTCCACTCTGAACCTCGCCGACCGCATCGCCGTCCTCGACGCCGGCCGGCTCGCCGACATCGGCACCCACGAGGAGCTGCAGGAGCGGTCCGCGCTCTACCGCCGACTGCTCACCGACCCGGACGAGCTGGGCGGAGTCTCACCGGGGCACACCCCGGCCGCCTGCCCGCAGGAGGACACGTCCGTACGGGACGAGCTGGACGCCGAGTTCGACGCCGAGCGAGGTATCACGCCCCGGCTCTGGGCGGGCGAGCGCGTCCCGAGGGACGTCGCGATGGAGGGCATGCCCGCCACGCCCGAACTCCTCGCCCAGGTCGACGCGTTGCCGCCGGCGACCGACGTCCCGGAGATCGACGAGGCGCGTGCGGTGACGCCCGAGGAGTCCTACGGCCTGCGCCGACTGCTGCGGGGTTTCGGCCTTCCGCTGCTGGTCAGCCTGTCTCTGGTGGCCGTCGACGCCGGGATGGGGCTGCTCCTTCCGGTCCTGATCCGGCACGGCATCGACCAGGGCGTCACCGCGGCGGCGCTCGGCGCGGTCTGGGCGGCCGCGCTGCTGGGCCTGCTCGCCGTCCTCGCCCAGTGGGCGGCGCAGATCGGCGAGACCCGGATGACCGGGCGCACCGGCGAGCGGGTCCTGTACTCCCTGCGCCTGAAGATCTTCTCCCAGCTGCAGCGGCTCGGACTCGACTACTACGAGCGGGAGTTGACCGGCCGGATCATGACGAGGATGACGACCGACGTCGACGCCCTCTCCACCTTCCTGCAGACCGGCCTGGTCACCGCCTTCGTCTCCGTCGTCACCTTCTTCGGCATCATGGGCGTCCTGCTGGTGATCGACCTGCAGCTCGCGCTCGTCGTGTTCGCCACGCTGCCTCCGCTGATCGTCGCCACGTTCTTCTTCCGCCGGGCGAGCGTGAAGGCGTACGAACTGGCCCGTGAGCGTGTGTCGTTGGTCAACGCCGACCTTCAGGAGTCGGTGTCCGGGCTGCGGATCGTGCAGGCCTTCGGGCGCGAGGTCGACGGCGGGCGGCGGTTCGCGGAGCGCAGCGACAGCTACCGCCAGGCGCGCATCCGCGGCCAGTTCCTGATCTCCGTCTACTTCCCCTTCGTGCAGCTCCTGTCGTCCGTCGCCGCCGCGGCCGTGCTGATCGCGGGCGCGGGACGGGTGGACGCCGCCACCCTGACGACGGGTGCGCTGGTCGCCTACCTCCTCTACATCGACCTGTTCTTCGCGCCGGTCCAGCAGCTCTCCCAGGTCTTCGACGGCTACCAGCAGGCCACCGTCTCCCTGGGCCGCATCCAGGAACTGCTCCGGGAGCCGACCTCCACCAAGGCCGCCGACGAACCGCTGGAGGTCCTCTCCCTGCGCGGCGACATCGCGTTCGAGGGCCTGCACTTCGCCTACGGTGCCGCCGACGAGGCAGAAGGGGAAGAGGCGCTCGACGGCATCGAGTTGGCCATCCCGGCCGGGCAGACGGTCGCTTTCGTCGGCGAGACCGGCGCGGGCAAGTCCACCCTCGTCAAGCTCGTGGCGCGCTTCTACGACCCCACGAGCGGCCGGGTCACGGTCGACGGCCAGGACCTGCGCACCCTCGACATCACCTCCTACCGGCACCGTCTCGGCGTCGTCCCGCAGGAGGCGTACCTCTTCCAGGGCACGGTCCGCGACGCCATCGCCTACGGCCGCCCGGACGCCACCGATGCCGAGGTCGAGGCGGCGGCCCGCGCGGTCGGCGCGCACGAGATGATCGCCACGCTCGACGGCGGCTATCTGCACGAGGTCGCCGAACGCGGCCGCAACCTCTCGGCGGGCCAGCGCCAGCTGATCGCCCTGGCCCGCGCGGAACTGGTCGACCCCGACGTCCTCCTCCTGGACGAGGCCACGGCCGCCCTGGACCTGGCCACGGAAGCCCAGGTCAACCAGGCGACGGACCGGCTCGCGGGCCGCCGTACGACACTCGTGGTCGCCCACCGGCTGACCACGGCCGCCCGCGCCGATCGGGTGGTCGTCATGGACCACGGGCGGGTCGTGGAGGACGGCACGCACGACGAACTGCTCGCGCTGGACGGGCAGTACGCCGAGCTGTGGCGGACGTTCGTGGGAGCGCCGGACACGGAGGAGCCGGTGGGCGCGGTGCGTTGA
- a CDS encoding esterase-like activity of phytase family protein → MRLRTVLATVTAALAAATTVTAAGPAAANPPAANSYAANSSAAHACSPSVSIDRFSDALDKTTYQGTFVGNFSALAVDRDGSIAALEDRSSLFGLDAKTLQPKRVVPLADENGAALDSEGLVIDRDGTRLITSETEPSVRRYSRDGRILDRLPVPSSLLVAPAGRATSNQTFEGLTRLPGGHTLLASMENAISGDSANIVRFQTWERTKGGHFRLGAQYAYPIDSGLGVPEVQATPDGRLLVLERGFTSGVGNTVRLYLADPRRATNTSGIENLTGQAGVRLIKKTLLADIADCPSLGATAKQPQPNPLLDNIEGMAITGHDKGRLKVLLVSDDNQNATQITRFYYLRVSTAS, encoded by the coding sequence ATGCGCCTGAGAACCGTACTCGCGACCGTCACCGCAGCCCTGGCGGCGGCCACCACTGTGACCGCCGCCGGGCCCGCCGCGGCCAACCCGCCTGCGGCCAACTCGTACGCGGCCAACTCCTCCGCCGCCCACGCCTGTTCGCCCTCCGTCTCCATCGACCGCTTCTCCGACGCGCTCGACAAGACGACGTACCAGGGCACCTTCGTCGGCAACTTCTCCGCGCTCGCGGTCGACCGTGACGGTTCGATCGCGGCCCTGGAGGACCGCTCCTCCCTCTTCGGTCTCGACGCGAAGACGCTCCAGCCGAAGCGCGTCGTCCCGCTGGCCGACGAGAACGGCGCCGCGCTCGACAGCGAGGGCCTCGTCATCGACCGGGACGGCACCCGGCTGATCACCTCGGAGACCGAGCCGTCGGTCCGCCGCTACTCCCGCGACGGCAGGATCCTCGACCGCCTCCCGGTCCCCTCCTCGCTCCTCGTCGCCCCCGCCGGACGCGCCACGTCCAACCAGACCTTCGAGGGCCTGACCCGCCTCCCGGGCGGCCACACCCTGCTGGCGTCGATGGAGAACGCGATCTCCGGCGACTCGGCGAACATCGTCCGCTTCCAGACCTGGGAGAGGACGAAGGGCGGGCACTTCCGGCTCGGCGCCCAGTACGCCTACCCCATCGACTCCGGCCTCGGCGTCCCCGAGGTGCAGGCCACCCCCGACGGCCGCCTGCTCGTCCTGGAGCGCGGCTTCACCTCCGGCGTCGGCAACACGGTCCGCCTCTACCTGGCCGACCCGCGCAGGGCGACGAACACCAGCGGCATCGAGAACCTCACGGGGCAGGCCGGCGTACGGCTGATCAAGAAGACGCTGCTGGCCGACATCGCGGACTGTCCGTCCCTGGGCGCCACGGCCAAGCAGCCCCAGCCCAACCCGCTCCTCGACAACATCGAGGGCATGGCGATCACGGGCCACGACAAGGGCCGCCTCAAGGTCCTCCTGGTCAGCGACGACAACCAGAACGCCACCCAGATCACGCGGTTCTATTACCTGCGGGTAAGCACAGCTTCCTAG
- a CDS encoding serine hydrolase has protein sequence MTQHVSRRARVLGAGLAAGILIPCVAAAAPAAAATTPAVSCTSAKAGLATKLKKDISAALTDRKGTIAVGLYDRSTNTTCSLRATSSYDSASVVKVTVLATLLWDAKKHNRYLTDTENSLAKAMITKSDNDATSKLWKQLGMTKIKGFLSAAGMTKTVPGANNYWGLTQINVTDEQKLLKLVTAQNSVLSDNSRAYILKLMGQVISSQRWGTPYGAPSGVSWHVKNGWLQRSTHGWRVHSVGTFNGGGHDYMITVLTWGNSTMNYGISTIQGVSKAIHKDLAAS, from the coding sequence ATGACTCAGCACGTGTCCAGACGTGCCCGTGTACTCGGTGCGGGCCTCGCGGCCGGCATCCTCATACCCTGCGTGGCCGCAGCCGCGCCCGCGGCGGCCGCCACGACCCCGGCCGTCAGCTGCACGTCCGCCAAGGCGGGCCTCGCCACCAAGCTCAAGAAGGACATCAGCGCGGCGCTCACGGACCGCAAGGGCACCATCGCGGTGGGCCTCTACGACCGTTCCACCAACACCACTTGCTCGCTGCGCGCCACCAGTTCCTACGACTCCGCGAGCGTCGTCAAGGTCACCGTCCTCGCCACGCTGCTGTGGGACGCGAAGAAGCACAACCGGTATCTCACCGACACCGAGAACTCGCTTGCCAAGGCCATGATCACCAAGTCGGACAACGACGCGACCAGCAAGCTCTGGAAGCAGCTCGGCATGACGAAGATCAAGGGCTTCCTGAGCGCCGCCGGCATGACGAAGACCGTCCCCGGCGCCAACAACTACTGGGGCCTGACCCAGATCAACGTCACCGACGAGCAGAAGCTGCTCAAGCTGGTCACCGCGCAGAACTCGGTGCTGAGCGACAACTCCCGTGCCTACATCCTGAAGTTGATGGGCCAGGTCATCTCCTCGCAGCGCTGGGGCACGCCCTACGGCGCCCCGTCCGGGGTCTCCTGGCACGTCAAGAACGGCTGGCTGCAGCGCTCCACGCACGGCTGGCGGGTGCACAGCGTCGGCACCTTCAACGGGGGCGGCCACGACTACATGATCACGGTCCTCACCTGGGGCAACAGCACCATGAACTACGGCATTTCGACCATCCAGGGCGTCTCGAAGGCAATTCACAAGGATCTGGCCGCAAGCTGA
- a CDS encoding ArnT family glycosyltransferase has translation MTSATDPLPHTETVSADRPPSAPAATPPDKAPRWSLPALIAVLALATVLYAWNLSGSGMNTFYSGAVWAGTQSWKAWFFGSLDPGNFLTVDKPPFALMVMGLSCRVLGFGTWQMMAPQIVAGVATIWILHSSVKRIWGHVAATVAALVLALTPITVAINRDNNPDTLLVFLMVSGAALAMRATRDERLLPLLGSAACFGLAFNTKLLAGYIALPAVFALYLYASRAPWVKRIVNLLLAAVVLAVSSFWWAIAVSLVPASDRPYIGGSTDGSAWDLIMGYDGLGRVFGGEGNGGGGRGGGGGFSGSAGLGRMFNDILGGQISWLLPFSAIALIGGLVLCGRAPRTDPRRMGLVLWGGWTLLHYVIFATAQGTMHPYYTTALAPGIAALCGGGGVMLLDALRADRQWAWVLPLAFGVTGIWAIVLLRRASGWNTWLWPAVGAVMALAIVGVLVFRSGNKARLLTASVAAAVVASLAGPTAYAASPAFGSTTGMMGGTNPTAGPSTGGGMGGGPGGGGGSRSGFPGGGEMPGGTRQNGQNSQNNQAGGQAEGGVPGVPGGPGGPGGQQGQNGQAAGGRGAMGDTARQRGGFGGGGMGGGMGGASSELISYLEKHRNGAEWLLAVSNSQSAAQIELSARQPVISMWGFTGSDNAMTVAKLKELVKKGELHYIQISTSGGGMGGGPGGGNSLSAEVATWVKKHGTAVKESAYSKSSTSDATSNSTAGTTTGTNSSPQSNQSSLYRLDPSDVS, from the coding sequence GTGACATCTGCCACCGATCCACTCCCCCACACCGAGACCGTGTCCGCCGACCGGCCGCCGTCCGCCCCAGCGGCGACGCCGCCGGACAAGGCCCCACGCTGGTCGCTGCCCGCGCTGATCGCGGTCCTGGCCCTGGCCACGGTCCTCTACGCCTGGAACCTGTCCGGCTCCGGCATGAACACCTTCTACAGCGGCGCCGTCTGGGCCGGCACGCAGAGCTGGAAGGCCTGGTTCTTCGGTTCGCTGGATCCGGGCAACTTCCTGACCGTCGACAAACCGCCGTTCGCGCTCATGGTCATGGGCCTGTCCTGCCGTGTCCTCGGCTTCGGCACCTGGCAGATGATGGCGCCGCAGATCGTGGCGGGCGTTGCCACGATCTGGATCCTGCACTCGTCCGTGAAGCGGATCTGGGGCCATGTCGCGGCGACCGTCGCCGCGCTGGTGCTGGCGCTGACCCCGATCACCGTCGCCATCAACCGCGACAACAACCCCGACACGCTGCTGGTGTTCCTCATGGTGTCGGGCGCGGCGCTCGCGATGCGCGCCACCCGTGACGAGAGGCTGCTGCCACTGCTCGGTTCGGCGGCCTGCTTCGGCCTCGCCTTCAACACCAAGCTGCTCGCGGGCTACATCGCACTCCCGGCCGTCTTCGCGCTCTACCTATACGCGTCGAGGGCACCCTGGGTGAAACGGATCGTCAATCTGCTGCTCGCCGCGGTCGTTCTGGCGGTCTCCAGCTTCTGGTGGGCCATCGCCGTCTCCCTGGTACCGGCCTCGGACCGGCCGTACATCGGCGGCTCGACGGACGGCTCCGCCTGGGACCTGATCATGGGCTACGACGGTCTCGGCCGCGTCTTCGGCGGCGAGGGCAACGGCGGGGGCGGCCGAGGCGGAGGCGGAGGCTTCTCCGGCTCCGCGGGCCTGGGCCGGATGTTCAACGACATCCTCGGCGGCCAGATCTCCTGGCTGCTGCCCTTCTCGGCGATCGCGCTGATCGGCGGCCTTGTGCTGTGCGGGCGCGCCCCGCGCACCGATCCGAGGCGGATGGGGCTGGTGCTGTGGGGCGGGTGGACGCTGCTGCACTACGTGATCTTCGCGACGGCCCAGGGCACCATGCACCCCTACTACACGACCGCGCTCGCCCCTGGCATCGCGGCGTTGTGCGGCGGCGGTGGCGTGATGCTGCTGGACGCCCTGCGCGCGGACAGGCAGTGGGCGTGGGTGCTGCCGCTCGCCTTCGGCGTCACCGGCATCTGGGCGATCGTGCTGCTGCGCCGGGCCTCCGGCTGGAACACCTGGTTGTGGCCGGCCGTCGGCGCGGTCATGGCCCTCGCGATCGTGGGCGTGCTCGTCTTCCGGTCCGGCAACAAGGCACGTCTGCTCACCGCGTCCGTCGCCGCGGCGGTCGTGGCGTCCCTCGCGGGCCCGACGGCGTACGCCGCCTCGCCGGCCTTCGGTTCGACGACCGGCATGATGGGCGGCACCAACCCGACGGCCGGCCCCTCGACGGGCGGCGGCATGGGCGGCGGACCCGGCGGTGGCGGCGGCAGCCGCAGCGGCTTCCCGGGTGGCGGCGAGATGCCGGGCGGCACCCGACAGAACGGCCAGAACAGCCAGAACAACCAGGCCGGCGGCCAGGCGGAGGGCGGCGTCCCAGGCGTCCCGGGCGGCCCGGGCGGCCCCGGCGGCCAGCAGGGCCAGAACGGCCAGGCTGCCGGCGGCAGGGGCGCGATGGGCGATACGGCCCGACAGCGCGGCGGCTTCGGTGGTGGTGGCATGGGCGGCGGTATGGGCGGCGCGAGCAGCGAGCTCATCTCGTACCTGGAGAAGCACCGGAACGGCGCCGAGTGGCTGCTCGCGGTGTCCAATTCGCAGAGCGCCGCGCAGATCGAGCTGAGCGCCAGGCAGCCGGTGATCTCGATGTGGGGCTTCACCGGCTCCGACAACGCGATGACGGTCGCCAAGCTCAAGGAGCTCGTGAAGAAGGGCGAGCTGCACTACATCCAGATCAGCACAAGCGGCGGCGGCATGGGCGGCGGCCCCGGCGGCGGCAACAGCCTCAGCGCCGAGGTGGCCACCTGGGTGAAGAAGCACGGCACGGCGGTCAAGGAGAGCGCGTACAGCAAGAGTTCGACGTCCGACGCGACGTCCAACTCGACCGCCGGTACCACCACCGGCACAAACTCCTCACCCCAGTCCAACCAGTCCTCGCTCTACCGCCTGGACCCGTCGGACGTCAGCTGA
- a CDS encoding endonuclease I family protein: MPATRIRRWKSVALATSAVLVGLTAPALTATSAAATTTDYDSTYYKNAVGKTGTSLKSSLHTIISANVSKISYSDVWNALKVTDQDPNNSNNVILLYSGVSRAKSLSGGDTGDWNREHVWAKSHGDFGEVTGPGTDLHHLRPADVTVNSVRGNKDFDNGGSTVSNGGGSLTDSDSFEPRDADKGDVARMILYMAVRYDGGDGFADLEPNEKVNNGTNPFIGKLSVLKEWSDEDPPSAFEEHRNQVIYDTYQHNRNPFIDHPEWVDAIW, encoded by the coding sequence ATGCCGGCGACACGTATACGCCGCTGGAAATCGGTGGCCCTGGCCACCTCCGCCGTCCTGGTCGGCCTCACCGCCCCGGCCCTGACCGCGACTTCGGCCGCGGCCACGACGACCGACTACGACTCGACGTACTACAAGAACGCGGTAGGCAAGACAGGTACGAGCCTGAAGTCGTCCCTGCACACGATCATCAGCGCCAACGTCTCGAAGATCTCGTACTCCGACGTCTGGAACGCGCTGAAGGTCACCGACCAGGATCCGAACAACAGCAACAACGTGATCCTGCTCTACAGCGGCGTCTCCCGCGCCAAGTCCCTCAGCGGCGGTGACACGGGCGACTGGAACCGGGAGCACGTGTGGGCCAAGTCCCACGGCGACTTCGGCGAGGTGACCGGGCCCGGCACCGACCTGCACCACCTGCGCCCCGCGGACGTGACGGTCAACAGCGTCCGTGGCAACAAGGACTTCGACAACGGCGGCAGCACCGTCAGCAACGGGGGCGGCAGCCTCACCGACTCCGACTCCTTCGAGCCGCGCGACGCGGACAAGGGCGACGTGGCCCGCATGATCCTCTACATGGCGGTGCGCTACGACGGCGGCGACGGCTTCGCCGACCTGGAGCCCAACGAGAAGGTCAACAACGGCACCAACCCCTTCATCGGCAAGCTCTCCGTCCTCAAGGAGTGGAGCGACGAGGACCCGCCGAGCGCCTTCGAGGAGCACCGCAACCAGGTCATCTACGACACCTACCAGCACAACCGCAACCCGTTCATCGACCACCCGGAGTGGGTGGACGCGATCTGGTAG
- a CDS encoding AfsR/SARP family transcriptional regulator, protein MRGDGIHRRAAADQLWPECPSLRAAANLRSALCQCRKSGPKAVVDSEGQRLALSACISVDYREAWRSACRLLEGGGGTEADPDDLDRLVENLVRPLLPGWGDEWLILERERWDQMRLYALEGLAQHFLAVGRYLAAHQAALAATTVDPYRETAHRIAIEVHAAEGNIACAVKHYLEYRRLLQRELRVSPSSRMTELIRDLTTA, encoded by the coding sequence GTGCGCGGCGACGGGATTCACCGGAGGGCCGCCGCAGACCAGCTTTGGCCCGAGTGCCCCTCGCTGCGGGCGGCGGCCAACCTCAGATCTGCCCTGTGTCAGTGCCGGAAGTCGGGGCCCAAGGCCGTCGTCGACAGCGAGGGGCAGCGCCTCGCGCTGTCGGCGTGCATTTCCGTTGACTACCGGGAGGCCTGGCGGTCGGCCTGCCGGCTCCTGGAGGGAGGGGGCGGGACGGAAGCGGATCCGGACGACCTCGACCGACTCGTCGAGAACCTGGTCCGGCCGCTGCTGCCGGGCTGGGGCGACGAATGGCTGATACTCGAACGCGAGCGCTGGGACCAGATGCGGCTGTACGCGCTGGAGGGCCTGGCCCAGCACTTTCTCGCCGTCGGGCGTTACTTGGCGGCACATCAGGCGGCGCTGGCCGCCACCACCGTCGACCCCTACCGTGAGACCGCTCACCGTATCGCCATCGAGGTCCACGCGGCGGAGGGCAACATCGCCTGTGCGGTCAAGCACTACCTGGAGTACCGAAGGCTGCTCCAGCGGGAGTTGAGGGTGTCGCCGTCCTCCCGGATGACCGAACTGATACGGGACCTGACCACCGCGTAG